One genomic window of Meles meles chromosome 3, mMelMel3.1 paternal haplotype, whole genome shotgun sequence includes the following:
- the LOC123939175 gene encoding olfactory receptor 6F1, with protein sequence MSSKGPDNATLCQDFLLLGFPGSQVLQLSLFMLFLVMYILTVSGNMTILMLVTTSHQLHTPMYFFLSNLSFLEIWYTTAAVPKALAILVGRSQTISFTGCLLQMYLVFSLGCTEYFLLAAMAYDRYLAICYPLHYGAIMSSLLSAQLALASWLCGFLAIAVPTALISTLSFCGPCTINHFFCDIAPWITLACTSTEAVEFVAFVIASVVILSSCLITLVSYIFIISTSLRIPSSSGRSKAFSTCSSHLTVVLIWYGSTIFLHVRLSIKEALNLTKAVHVLNTVVTPVLNPFIYTLRNKKVRETLLKKWKGK encoded by the coding sequence ATGTCTTCAAAGGGCCCAGACAATGCAACTCTTTGCCAGGATTTTCTCCTCCTTGGTTTTCCAGGGTCCCAGGTCCTTCAGCTCTctctttttatgctttttctgGTGATGTACATCCTCACAGTGAGTGGTAACATGACTATTTTGATGTTGGTGACTACATCCCACCAGCTACATACCCCTATGTACTTCTTTTTGAGCAATCTTTCTTTCTTGGAGATTTGGTATACCACAGCtgctgtccccaaagccctggccatcCTTGTGGGGAGAAGCCAAACCATATCATTTACTGGCTGCCTTTTGCAGATGTACCTTGTTTTCTCACTGGGCTGCACAGAGTATTTCCTACTAGCAGCCATGGCTTATGACCGTTATCTGGCCATCTGCTATCCTCTACACTATGGGGCCATCATGAGCAGCCTGCTCTCAGCACAGCTAGCCCTAGCATCCTGGCTGTGTGGTTTTCTGGCTATTGCAGTGCCCACAGCCCTCATTAGCACCCTGTCCTTCTGTGGTCCCTGCACAATCAACCACTTCTTCTGTGACATTGCACCCTGGATCACCCTAGCTTGCACCAGCACAGAGGCAGTGGAATTCGTGGCCTTTGTGATTGCTTCTGTGGTCATCCTGAGTTCATGCCTCATCACCCTGGTTTCCTACATCTTCATCATCAGCACCAGTCTCAGGATCCCTTCATCCAGTGGCAGGAGCAAAGCCTTCTCCACATGCTCATCACATCTCACTGTGGTGCTCATCTGGTATGGGTCTACGATCTTTCTTCATGTCCGCCTCTCCATCAAAGAGGCCTTGAATCTGACCAAAGCTGTGCATGTCCTGAACACCGTGGTGACTCCAGTTCTAAACCCCTTCATCTACACTCTCCGTaacaaaaaagtaagagaaaCTCTGCTGAAGAAgtggaagggaaaatga